A window of the Streptomyces albireticuli genome harbors these coding sequences:
- the hemC gene encoding hydroxymethylbilane synthase has protein sequence MTDTSTRPLRLGTRRSKLAMAQSGQVAETVRQLTGRPVELVEITTYGDVSRESLAQIGGTGVFVSALRDALLADEIDLAVHSLKDLPTAQPDDLALAAIPVRQDPRDALIARDGLTFEQLPKGARIGTGSPRRTAQLNAWARSLGLEIETVPIRGNIDTRIGFVTDGKLDAVVLAAAGLARIGRTEDITQFLDPDAVLPAPGQGALAVECAATNAQLVARLAELDDPYTRVAVTAERSLLAALEAGCSAPVGALADLLADGQVVTEMRLRGVVGSTDGKTLVQLSTTGPVPSSSEEAVALGRELAAAMLDKGAAGLMGERAL, from the coding sequence ATGACCGACACCTCTACGCGCCCGCTGCGCCTCGGCACCCGCCGGAGCAAGCTCGCCATGGCCCAGTCCGGGCAGGTGGCGGAGACCGTGCGGCAGCTGACCGGCCGCCCGGTGGAGCTGGTCGAGATCACCACGTACGGCGATGTCTCGCGGGAGTCCCTCGCGCAGATCGGCGGCACCGGTGTCTTCGTCTCCGCGCTGCGCGACGCGCTGCTCGCGGACGAGATCGACCTCGCCGTGCACTCGCTGAAGGACCTGCCGACCGCGCAGCCGGACGACCTCGCCCTGGCCGCGATCCCGGTCCGGCAGGACCCGCGGGACGCGCTGATCGCCCGGGACGGGCTGACCTTCGAGCAGCTGCCGAAGGGCGCCCGGATCGGCACCGGTTCGCCGCGCCGCACGGCGCAGCTCAACGCCTGGGCGCGGTCGCTCGGGCTGGAGATCGAGACCGTGCCGATCCGCGGCAACATCGACACCCGCATCGGCTTCGTCACCGACGGGAAGCTGGACGCCGTCGTGCTGGCCGCCGCCGGTCTCGCCCGAATCGGTCGGACCGAGGACATCACCCAGTTCCTCGACCCCGACGCAGTTCTGCCCGCCCCCGGCCAGGGGGCCCTGGCAGTCGAGTGCGCAGCGACCAACGCGCAGCTCGTCGCCCGGCTCGCCGAGCTCGACGACCCGTACACCCGGGTCGCCGTGACCGCCGAGCGATCCCTGCTCGCCGCCCTGGAGGCCGGCTGCTCCGCACCCGTGGGTGCGTTGGCCGACCTGTTGGCCGACGGGCAGGTTGTCACCGAAATGCGCCTGCGCGGCGTCGTCGGCTCGACCGACGGCAAGACGCTGGTGCAGCTGTCCACCACCGGCCCCGTGCCGTCGTCCAGCGAAGAAGCCGTGGCCCTTGGCCGCGAGCTCGCCGCAGCGATGCTCGACAAGGGTGCGGCCGGTCTTATGGGGGAGCGAGCACTTTGA
- a CDS encoding uroporphyrinogen-III synthase yields the protein MNPTAPNHPVHGHVTFLGAGPGDPGLLTLRAVEALAAADVLIADPQVLDVVRAHARAHVDMPAQTVTDESSKTVGTPEVPVLRDTANLVMTAARGGRRVVRAVLGDPGLDGNAADEMLACANEGITFEVVPGVATAVGVPAYAGVPLRDGKGRADVRFVDARTASATCWAEVGASEVTAVVSTTLDSVVAAAAELVSAGRKPDTPMTVTVAGTTTRQRTWTATLGSLAQVLKAAKVLPSPDGGQPVIAVVGERSAAAQRDPLSWFESKPLFGWNVLVPRTKEQAASLSDQLRSYGAVPSEVPTIAVEPPRTPQQMERAVKGLVTGRYEWIAFTSVNAVKAVREKFEEYGLDARAFAGIKVAAVGEQTARSLIEFGVKPDLVPSGEQSAAGLLEDWPPYDPVFDPIDRVFLPRADIATETLVAGLIELGWEVDDVTAYRTVRASPPPAETREAIKGGGFDAVLFTSSSTVRNLVGIAGKPHNVTVIACIGPATAKTAEEHGLRVDVLSPEPSVHKLAEALADFGAARRDAALEAGDPVTRPSERRPGSRRRARS from the coding sequence TTGAACCCCACCGCCCCGAACCACCCCGTGCACGGGCACGTCACCTTTCTCGGTGCCGGCCCCGGAGACCCGGGACTGCTGACGTTGCGCGCCGTGGAGGCACTCGCGGCAGCGGACGTCCTGATCGCCGATCCGCAGGTGCTCGACGTGGTGCGCGCGCACGCGCGCGCCCATGTGGACATGCCTGCGCAGACGGTTACTGACGAGTCATCAAAAACCGTCGGTACCCCGGAAGTACCTGTCCTTCGGGACACCGCCAATCTTGTCATGACGGCCGCGCGCGGCGGCAGGCGGGTCGTTCGTGCGGTCCTCGGTGACCCGGGCCTCGACGGCAACGCGGCCGACGAGATGCTGGCCTGCGCCAACGAGGGCATCACCTTCGAGGTGGTGCCGGGCGTCGCCACGGCCGTCGGCGTGCCCGCCTACGCCGGGGTGCCGCTGCGGGACGGCAAGGGCCGCGCGGACGTCCGCTTCGTGGACGCCCGCACCGCCTCGGCCACCTGCTGGGCCGAGGTCGGCGCGAGCGAGGTCACGGCCGTCGTCTCGACCACCCTCGACTCGGTCGTCGCGGCCGCCGCCGAGCTGGTCTCCGCCGGGCGCAAGCCCGACACCCCGATGACCGTCACCGTCGCCGGCACCACCACCCGCCAGCGCACCTGGACCGCCACCCTGGGCAGCCTCGCCCAGGTCCTCAAGGCGGCGAAGGTCCTGCCGTCCCCGGACGGCGGGCAGCCCGTCATAGCCGTGGTCGGCGAGCGCAGCGCGGCCGCGCAGCGCGACCCGCTCTCGTGGTTCGAGTCCAAGCCGCTGTTCGGCTGGAACGTCCTCGTGCCGCGCACCAAGGAGCAGGCCGCCTCGCTCTCCGACCAGCTCCGTTCGTACGGCGCCGTGCCCAGCGAGGTCCCGACCATCGCGGTCGAGCCGCCGCGCACCCCGCAGCAGATGGAGCGCGCGGTCAAGGGCCTGGTCACCGGCCGCTACGAGTGGATCGCCTTCACCTCCGTCAACGCCGTCAAGGCGGTGCGCGAGAAGTTCGAGGAGTACGGGCTCGACGCGCGCGCCTTCGCCGGCATCAAGGTCGCGGCCGTCGGCGAGCAGACCGCCAGGTCGCTGATCGAGTTCGGTGTGAAGCCCGACCTCGTGCCCAGCGGCGAGCAGTCGGCCGCCGGCCTGCTGGAGGACTGGCCGCCCTACGACCCGGTCTTCGACCCGATCGACCGCGTCTTCCTGCCGCGCGCCGACATCGCCACCGAGACCCTGGTCGCGGGCCTGATCGAGCTGGGCTGGGAGGTCGACGACGTCACCGCCTACCGGACCGTCCGGGCCTCGCCGCCGCCGGCCGAGACCCGTGAGGCGATCAAGGGCGGTGGCTTCGACGCGGTGCTGTTCACCTCGTCCAGCACCGTGCGGAACTTGGTCGGCATCGCCGGCAAGCCGCACAATGTCACCGTCATCGCCTGCATCGGCCCGGCCACCGCGAAGACGGCGGAGGAGCACGGCCTGCGGGTGGATGTGCTGTCGCCCGAGCCCTCGGTGCACAAGCTCGCCGAGGCGCTCGCGGACTTCGGCGCGGCCCGGCGCGACGCGGCCCTGGAGGCCGGCGACCCGGTCACGCGCCCGAGCGAGCGGCGGCCCGGATCGCGTAGAAGGGCACGGAGTTGA
- the hemB gene encoding porphobilinogen synthase yields MSTTYGTFPGSRPRRLRTTPTMRRMVAETRLHPADLILPAFVREGAKEPVPISAMPGVVQHTRDTLRKAAVEALAAGVSGIMLFGVPEDAKKDAAGTAGTDPDGILQVAIRDVRAEVGDDLVIMSDLCLDEYTDHGHCGVLDSEGRVDNDATLERYAEMAQVQADAGVHVVGPSGMMDGQVGVIRDALDQTGHEDVSVLAYTAKYASAFYGPFREAVGSSLQGDRKTYQQDPANVRESLRELALDLAEGADMVMVKPALPYLDILAKVAEAVDVPVAAYQISGEYAMVEAAAANGWIDRDRAIMETLTGIKRAGANMILTYWATEVARQL; encoded by the coding sequence TTGAGCACCACGTACGGCACGTTCCCGGGGTCCCGCCCCCGGCGCCTGCGCACCACCCCCACCATGCGCCGCATGGTCGCGGAGACCCGGCTGCACCCGGCCGACCTGATCCTTCCCGCCTTCGTGCGGGAGGGCGCCAAGGAGCCGGTGCCGATCTCCGCGATGCCCGGGGTCGTCCAGCACACCCGTGACACCCTGCGGAAGGCGGCCGTCGAGGCGCTGGCGGCCGGGGTCTCCGGGATCATGCTCTTCGGCGTGCCCGAGGACGCCAAGAAGGACGCGGCCGGCACCGCCGGCACCGACCCCGACGGCATCCTCCAGGTCGCCATCCGGGACGTGCGGGCCGAGGTCGGCGACGACCTCGTCATCATGTCCGACCTGTGCCTGGACGAGTACACCGACCACGGCCACTGCGGGGTCCTCGACTCCGAGGGCCGGGTGGACAACGACGCCACCCTGGAGCGCTACGCCGAGATGGCGCAGGTCCAGGCGGACGCGGGCGTCCACGTGGTCGGCCCGAGCGGCATGATGGACGGTCAGGTCGGCGTCATCCGCGACGCGCTCGACCAGACCGGCCACGAGGACGTCTCGGTCCTCGCCTACACCGCGAAGTACGCCTCCGCGTTCTACGGCCCCTTCCGGGAGGCCGTCGGCTCGTCGCTCCAGGGCGACCGCAAGACGTACCAGCAGGACCCGGCCAACGTCCGGGAGTCGCTGCGCGAGCTCGCGCTCGACCTCGCCGAGGGCGCGGACATGGTCATGGTCAAGCCGGCCCTGCCCTACCTGGACATCCTCGCCAAGGTCGCGGAGGCGGTCGACGTGCCGGTCGCCGCGTACCAGATCAGCGGCGAGTACGCGATGGTCGAGGCCGCCGCGGCCAACGGCTGGATCGACCGCGACCGGGCGATCATGGAGACCCTCACCGGCATCAAGCGCGCCGGGGCGAACATGATCCTGACCTACTGGGCGACCGAGGTCGCGCGGCAGCTCTAG
- a CDS encoding ATP-binding protein, which yields MGDDPEQDDVRKDDPERADPEQADDWEYTLQVPRDPLAPCIARRTLRTIFQQHGFAAVADTAELLTSELLTNAYRYSDGPASVRVKGEGERVRVSVWDTNPKLPAPVRAAPPDGEAEQGRGLGLVMTCADSWGGFALRDQPQGLVGKLMWFELGGGH from the coding sequence ATGGGCGACGACCCGGAGCAGGACGACGTCAGGAAGGACGACCCGGAGCGGGCCGATCCGGAACAGGCCGACGACTGGGAGTACACGCTTCAGGTCCCCCGCGACCCGCTGGCCCCCTGCATCGCACGGCGCACCCTCCGCACGATCTTCCAGCAGCACGGCTTCGCCGCCGTGGCCGACACCGCCGAGCTGCTGACCTCCGAGCTGCTCACCAACGCCTACCGCTACTCCGACGGCCCCGCCTCGGTACGGGTGAAGGGCGAGGGGGAGCGGGTGCGGGTGAGCGTCTGGGACACCAACCCCAAGCTCCCGGCGCCGGTCAGGGCCGCGCCGCCGGACGGCGAGGCCGAACAGGGGCGCGGGCTGGGGCTGGTGATGACCTGCGCCGACAGCTGGGGCGGGTTCGCGCTGCGGGACCAGCCGCAGGGGCTGGTCGGCAAGCTGATGTGGTTCGAACTGGGGGGCGGGCACTGA
- the argS gene encoding arginine--tRNA ligase produces the protein MASVPSLASSLHQRIADALSAALPEAGAADPLLRRSDRADFQANGMLALAKKLGGNPRELAAKVVEGLPAGDLIKDVEVSGPGFLNITITDEAIVTTLAARAADDRLGVPFAEHPGTTVIDYAQPNVAKEMHVGHLRNSVIGDAVVRILEFSGEQVVRRHHIGDWGTQFGMLIQYLIEHPHELDHEGEVSGEEAMSSLNRLYKASRTLFDSDEEFKARARRRVVDLQAGDEETLALWQRFVDESKIYFYSVFDKLDVEIRDEDIVGESGYNDMLAETCRLLEESGVAVRSNGALCVFFDDVKGPDGKPSPLIVQKSDGGFGYAATDLSAIRDRVGNLKADTLLYVVDARQSLHFKMVFETARRAGWLPEGVKAVQLGFGTVLGKDGKPFKTREGETVRLIDLLDEAIDRATAVVREKAQDLTEEQIAERGAQVGIGAVKYADLSTSVSRDYKFDLDQMVSLNGDTSVYLQYAYARIQSILRKAGEARPAAHPELALAPAERALGMHLDQFGENLAEVTASYEPHKLAGYLYQLASLYTTFYAECPVLKAETPQQVENRLFLCDLTARTLRQGMTLLGIRTPEQL, from the coding sequence ATGGCTTCGGTTCCCTCCCTCGCTTCCTCGCTCCACCAGCGCATCGCGGATGCCCTCTCGGCCGCCCTGCCGGAGGCCGGCGCCGCCGACCCGCTGCTGCGACGAAGCGACCGGGCCGACTTCCAGGCCAACGGGATGCTGGCGCTCGCCAAGAAGCTGGGGGGCAACCCCCGCGAGCTGGCGGCGAAGGTCGTCGAGGGCCTGCCCGCCGGTGACCTGATCAAGGACGTCGAGGTCTCGGGCCCCGGCTTCCTGAACATCACGATCACGGACGAGGCGATCGTTACGACCCTGGCCGCGCGCGCCGCCGACGACCGGCTGGGCGTGCCCTTCGCGGAGCACCCGGGCACCACGGTCATCGACTACGCGCAGCCGAACGTGGCCAAGGAGATGCACGTCGGCCACCTGCGCAATTCGGTGATCGGCGACGCGGTGGTGCGGATCCTGGAGTTCTCCGGCGAGCAGGTCGTGCGCCGGCACCACATCGGCGACTGGGGCACCCAGTTCGGCATGCTCATCCAGTACTTGATCGAGCACCCGCACGAGCTGGACCACGAGGGCGAGGTCTCCGGCGAGGAGGCCATGTCCTCCCTCAACCGGCTGTACAAGGCGTCGCGGACGCTCTTCGACTCCGACGAGGAGTTCAAGGCCCGCGCCCGGCGCCGGGTCGTCGACCTCCAGGCGGGCGACGAGGAGACCCTCGCACTGTGGCAGCGGTTCGTCGACGAGTCGAAGATCTACTTCTACTCGGTCTTCGACAAGCTCGACGTGGAGATCCGCGACGAGGACATCGTCGGCGAGTCCGGTTACAACGACATGCTCGCCGAGACCTGCCGCCTGCTGGAGGAGTCCGGCGTCGCCGTCCGCTCCAACGGCGCGCTGTGCGTCTTCTTCGACGACGTCAAGGGCCCGGACGGCAAGCCCTCGCCGCTGATCGTCCAGAAGTCCGACGGCGGCTTCGGCTACGCGGCCACGGACCTGTCCGCGATCCGCGACCGGGTGGGCAACCTCAAGGCCGACACCCTGCTGTACGTGGTGGACGCCCGGCAGTCCCTGCACTTCAAGATGGTCTTCGAGACCGCCCGCCGGGCCGGCTGGCTGCCCGAGGGCGTCAAGGCCGTCCAGCTCGGCTTCGGCACGGTCCTCGGCAAGGACGGCAAGCCGTTCAAGACCCGTGAGGGCGAGACGGTCCGCCTGATCGACCTGCTCGACGAGGCGATCGACCGCGCGACGGCCGTCGTCCGGGAGAAGGCCCAGGACCTGACCGAGGAGCAGATCGCCGAGCGCGGCGCCCAGGTCGGCATCGGCGCGGTGAAGTACGCGGACCTGTCCACGTCCGTCTCCCGCGACTACAAGTTCGACCTGGACCAGATGGTGTCCCTCAACGGCGACACCAGCGTCTACCTCCAGTACGCCTACGCCCGTATCCAGTCGATCCTCCGCAAGGCGGGCGAGGCCCGCCCGGCCGCCCACCCGGAGCTCGCGCTGGCCCCGGCCGAGCGCGCGCTGGGCATGCACCTGGACCAGTTCGGGGAGAACCTCGCCGAGGTCACCGCCTCCTACGAGCCGCACAAGCTGGCCGGGTACCTCTACCAGCTGGCCTCGCTCTACACCACGTTCTACGCCGAGTGCCCGGTCCTCAAGGCCGAGACCCCGCAGCAGGTGGAGAACCGCCTCTTCCTCTGCGACCTGACGGCCCGCACCCTGCGCCAGGGCATGACCCTGCTGGGCATCCGGACGCCCGAGCAGCTGTAG
- the lysS gene encoding lysine--tRNA ligase has product MEGSAVAQAQSTEADWVSRFADDVIAEAERRAPGKPIVVASGLSPSGPIHLGNLREVMTPHLVADEMRRRGHEVRHLISWDDYDRYRKVPNGVPGIDESWAEHIGKPLTSVPAPAGSAYPNWAEHFKAAMVEALAELGVEYDPISQTEQYTSGVYREQILHAMKHRGDIDAILDQYRTKKDPAAAGKKPQQKQQKPVDEAELEAAEGSGAAAEDDGSGSGAGYFPYKPYCGACEKDLTTVTAYDDATTELSYTCVCGHSETVLLSEFNRGKLVWKVDWPMRWAYEGVIFEPSGVDHSSPGSSFVVGGQIVRKVFGGEQPIGPMYAFVGISGMAKMSSSKGGVPTPGDALKIMEAPLLRWLYARRRPNQSFKIAFDQEIQRLYDEWDKLESKVADGTVLPADAAAYSRAARTAAGELPRTPRPLPYRTLASVVDITGGHDEQTLRILGELDPANPVTTLDETRPRLDRAEHWINTQVPAESRTVVRAEPDAEALAALDDEARASLRLLLDGLDEHWSLDGLTTLVYGVPKVLAGLEPDAKPTPELKVAQRSFFALLYQLLVGRDTGPRLPTLLLAVGADRVRKLLAA; this is encoded by the coding sequence ATGGAAGGAAGTGCCGTGGCTCAGGCTCAGAGCACCGAGGCCGACTGGGTCTCCCGTTTCGCCGACGACGTCATTGCCGAAGCGGAGCGCCGCGCCCCCGGCAAACCGATCGTCGTGGCCTCCGGGCTCTCCCCCTCCGGCCCGATCCACCTCGGCAACCTCCGCGAGGTCATGACCCCGCACCTGGTCGCCGACGAGATGCGGCGCCGCGGCCACGAGGTCCGGCACCTGATCTCCTGGGACGACTACGACCGCTACCGCAAGGTGCCGAACGGCGTCCCCGGCATCGACGAGTCCTGGGCCGAGCACATCGGCAAGCCGCTGACCTCGGTCCCGGCCCCGGCCGGCTCGGCGTACCCGAACTGGGCCGAGCACTTCAAGGCCGCCATGGTCGAGGCGCTGGCCGAGCTCGGCGTCGAGTACGACCCGATCAGCCAGACCGAGCAGTACACCTCGGGCGTCTACCGCGAGCAGATCCTGCACGCGATGAAGCACCGCGGTGACATCGACGCCATCCTCGACCAGTACCGGACGAAGAAGGACCCCGCCGCGGCCGGCAAGAAGCCGCAGCAGAAGCAGCAGAAGCCGGTCGACGAGGCCGAGCTGGAGGCCGCCGAGGGCTCCGGCGCCGCCGCCGAGGACGACGGCAGCGGCTCCGGCGCGGGCTACTTCCCGTACAAGCCGTACTGTGGCGCGTGCGAGAAGGACCTCACCACCGTCACCGCGTACGACGACGCGACCACCGAGCTGTCCTACACCTGTGTGTGCGGGCACTCCGAGACCGTGCTGCTCAGCGAGTTCAACCGCGGCAAGCTGGTCTGGAAGGTCGACTGGCCGATGCGCTGGGCCTACGAGGGCGTGATCTTCGAGCCCTCCGGCGTCGACCACTCCTCGCCGGGCTCGTCCTTCGTCGTCGGCGGCCAGATCGTCCGCAAGGTCTTCGGCGGCGAGCAGCCGATCGGCCCGATGTACGCCTTCGTCGGCATCAGCGGCATGGCCAAGATGTCCAGCTCCAAGGGCGGCGTCCCCACGCCGGGCGACGCGCTGAAGATCATGGAGGCACCGCTGCTGCGCTGGCTCTACGCCCGCCGCAGGCCCAACCAGTCCTTCAAGATCGCCTTCGACCAGGAGATCCAGCGGCTCTACGACGAGTGGGACAAGCTGGAGTCCAAGGTCGCCGACGGCACGGTGCTGCCCGCCGACGCCGCCGCGTACAGCCGGGCCGCCCGTACGGCCGCCGGTGAGCTGCCGCGCACCCCGCGCCCGCTGCCGTACCGCACGCTCGCCTCGGTCGTCGACATCACCGGCGGCCACGACGAGCAGACGCTGCGGATCCTCGGCGAGCTGGACCCGGCCAACCCGGTCACCACGCTGGACGAGACCCGGCCCCGGCTCGACCGCGCCGAGCACTGGATCAACACCCAGGTCCCGGCCGAGTCGCGCACGGTCGTCCGCGCCGAGCCCGACGCCGAGGCGCTCGCCGCCCTCGACGACGAGGCCCGCGCCTCGCTGCGGCTGCTGCTGGACGGCCTCGACGAGCACTGGTCGCTCGACGGCCTCACCACGCTCGTCTACGGCGTGCCCAAGGTCCTGGCCGGGCTGGAGCCCGACGCCAAGCCGACGCCCGAGCTGAAGGTCGCCCAGCGGTCCTTCTTCGCCCTGCTCTACCAGCTCCTGGTCGGGCGGGACACCGGCCCGCGGCTGCCCACGCTGCTCCTCGCCGTGGGCGCGGACCGGGTGCGCAAGCTGCTGGCGGCGTAA
- a CDS encoding RtcB family protein: protein MSYTEVPGARVPIRMWADPATVEGVAMQQLRNVSTLPWIQGLAVMPDVHFGKGATVGSVIAMRGAVCPAAVGVDIGCGMSAVKTSLTAEDLPADLSRLRSRIEQAIPVGRGMHDSAVDPGKLHGLATSGWDDFWGRFDGVADAVKFRQERATKQMGTLGSGNHFIEFCLDETGSVWLMLHSGSRNIGKELAEYHIGQAQKLPHNQGLIDRDLAVFVADTPQMAAYRHDLFWAQEYAKHNRELMMALFKDVVRKEFAKAKPAFDQVISCHHNYVAEERYEGMDLLVTRKGAIRAGSGEFGIIPGSMGTGSYIVKGLGNAASFNSASHGAGRKMSRNAAKKRFTTRDLEEQTRGVECRKDAGVVDEIPGAYKPIEKVMEQQRDLVEVVAKLKQVVCVKG, encoded by the coding sequence ATGTCCTACACCGAGGTGCCCGGCGCCCGGGTTCCGATCCGCATGTGGGCCGACCCGGCCACGGTCGAGGGCGTCGCCATGCAGCAGCTGCGCAACGTCTCGACCCTGCCGTGGATCCAGGGCCTCGCGGTGATGCCCGACGTCCACTTCGGCAAGGGCGCCACGGTCGGCTCGGTGATCGCGATGCGTGGCGCGGTGTGCCCGGCGGCGGTCGGGGTGGACATCGGCTGCGGGATGTCGGCGGTGAAGACCTCGCTGACCGCGGAGGACCTGCCCGCCGACCTGTCGCGGCTGCGCTCCCGGATCGAGCAGGCGATCCCGGTGGGCCGCGGGATGCACGACTCCGCGGTGGACCCGGGCAAGCTGCACGGGCTGGCGACGTCGGGGTGGGACGACTTCTGGGGGCGGTTCGACGGGGTCGCGGATGCGGTCAAGTTCCGTCAGGAGCGCGCCACGAAGCAGATGGGAACGCTCGGATCCGGGAATCACTTCATTGAATTCTGTCTCGACGAGACGGGTTCGGTCTGGCTGATGCTCCACTCCGGCTCCCGGAACATCGGCAAGGAGCTCGCCGAGTACCACATCGGCCAGGCCCAGAAGCTGCCGCACAACCAAGGCCTGATCGACCGCGACCTCGCGGTCTTCGTCGCGGACACCCCGCAGATGGCGGCCTACCGGCACGACCTGTTCTGGGCGCAGGAGTACGCCAAGCACAACCGCGAGCTGATGATGGCGCTCTTCAAGGACGTGGTCCGCAAGGAGTTCGCCAAGGCCAAGCCGGCCTTCGACCAGGTCATCTCCTGCCACCACAACTACGTGGCCGAGGAGCGCTACGAGGGCATGGACCTGCTCGTCACGCGCAAGGGCGCGATCCGCGCCGGCAGCGGCGAGTTCGGCATCATCCCGGGCTCGATGGGCACCGGCTCGTACATCGTGAAGGGCCTCGGCAACGCGGCCTCCTTCAACTCCGCGTCCCACGGCGCGGGCCGCAAGATGAGCCGCAACGCCGCGAAGAAGCGCTTCACCACGCGGGACCTGGAGGAGCAGACACGCGGTGTGGAGTGCCGTAAGGACGCCGGTGTGGTCGACGAGATCCCCGGGGCGTACAAGCCGATCGAGAAGGTCATGGAGCAGCAGCGCGACCTCGTCGAGGTCGTCGCGAAGCTGAAGCAGGTCGTCTGCGTCAAGGGCTGA
- a CDS encoding VOC family protein translates to MRVTGFDHLVLNVSDVERALAFYTGPLGLEPVRVDEWRAGEVPFPSVRVSPTTIIDLFKRDRGESNVDHICLVVEPLDWQTVIDAGTFTVTDGPGSRFGARGDGQSLYVLDPDGNTVELRWYQQDA, encoded by the coding sequence ATGCGTGTCACCGGCTTCGACCACCTCGTGCTCAACGTCTCCGACGTCGAGCGGGCGCTGGCCTTCTACACCGGTCCGCTCGGCCTGGAGCCGGTCCGCGTGGACGAGTGGCGCGCGGGCGAGGTGCCCTTCCCCTCGGTCCGCGTCTCGCCGACGACGATCATCGACCTGTTCAAGCGCGACCGGGGCGAGTCCAACGTCGACCACATCTGCCTCGTCGTCGAGCCCCTCGACTGGCAGACCGTGATCGACGCCGGCACCTTCACCGTCACCGACGGCCCCGGCTCCCGCTTCGGCGCCCGCGGCGACGGCCAGTCCCTCTACGTCCTGGACCCGGACGGCAACACGGTCGAGCTGCGCTGGTACCAGCAGGACGCCTGA
- a CDS encoding SDR family NAD(P)-dependent oxidoreductase — protein sequence MSTRTAVITGASSGIGAATARRLAAEGYRVVLTARRADRIEALAAELTAAGHEAVAYELDVTDRAAVTVFGVFLDDFPAVDVLVNNAGGALGTESVATADPTDWRAMYEVNVLGALNVTQALLPRLRTAPDGGTVLIVSSTAGLATYEGGGGYVAAKHGAHVMAETLRLELCGEPVRVVEIAPGMVKTEGFAVTRFRGDEEKAAAVYAGVAEPLTAEDIADTIAWAVTRPPHVNIDLLVVRPRAQAANHKVHRES from the coding sequence ATGAGCACCCGCACCGCAGTCATCACCGGCGCGAGCAGCGGAATCGGCGCCGCCACCGCCCGCCGGCTGGCCGCCGAGGGCTACCGTGTCGTGCTCACCGCCCGCCGCGCGGACCGGATCGAGGCCCTCGCCGCCGAGCTCACCGCCGCCGGCCACGAGGCCGTCGCCTACGAGCTCGACGTGACCGACCGCGCCGCCGTCACGGTCTTCGGCGTCTTCCTCGACGACTTCCCGGCCGTCGACGTCCTGGTCAACAACGCCGGCGGCGCCCTCGGCACCGAATCCGTCGCCACCGCCGACCCCACCGACTGGCGGGCGATGTACGAGGTCAACGTCCTCGGCGCGCTCAACGTCACCCAGGCCCTGCTCCCCCGCCTGCGCACCGCCCCCGACGGCGGCACCGTCCTGATCGTCTCCTCCACCGCCGGCCTCGCCACCTACGAGGGCGGTGGCGGCTACGTCGCGGCCAAGCACGGCGCCCATGTGATGGCCGAGACGCTCCGCCTGGAGCTGTGCGGCGAGCCCGTGCGCGTCGTGGAGATCGCGCCCGGCATGGTGAAGACCGAGGGGTTCGCCGTCACCCGCTTCCGCGGCGACGAGGAGAAGGCCGCCGCCGTCTACGCGGGCGTGGCCGAGCCGCTGACCGCCGAGGACATCGCCGACACCATCGCCTGGGCCGTCACCCGCCCGCCGCACGTCAACATCGACCTCCTCGTGGTCCGCCCGCGCGCCCAGGCCGCCAACCACAAGGTCCACCGCGAGAGCTGA
- a CDS encoding YnfA family protein, which yields MLTVRSIALFVLAALLEIGGAWLVWQGVREHRGWAWIGTGIVALGAYGFVATLQPDADFGRILAAYGGVFVAGSLAWGMVADGYRPDRYDVLGALVCLAGVAIIMYVPRDR from the coding sequence ATGCTCACCGTGCGCTCCATCGCCCTCTTCGTCCTCGCCGCGCTGCTGGAGATCGGCGGCGCCTGGCTCGTGTGGCAGGGCGTCCGTGAGCACCGGGGCTGGGCGTGGATCGGCACCGGCATCGTGGCCCTGGGCGCCTACGGCTTCGTCGCCACGCTCCAGCCGGACGCCGACTTCGGCCGCATCCTCGCCGCGTACGGCGGGGTCTTCGTCGCCGGCTCGCTGGCCTGGGGCATGGTCGCGGACGGCTACCGCCCGGACCGCTACGACGTCCTCGGCGCGCTCGTCTGCCTGGCCGGCGTCGCGATCATCATGTACGTCCCCCGCGACCGCTGA
- a CDS encoding STAS domain-containing protein, giving the protein MTEWQGEARIRVVGRWGVLELAGEADVAAVPEMESLLLQLVALGRPVVVVDLRQVTFFDCAVLGALYRARGGVLAAGGSFEVLCTRPWALKVMRVAGLLEVFRPVASLTDLADLEALQDSPHKGSRA; this is encoded by the coding sequence GTGACGGAGTGGCAAGGTGAGGCCAGGATCCGGGTGGTCGGCCGTTGGGGTGTGCTGGAACTGGCGGGTGAGGCCGATGTGGCGGCCGTGCCGGAGATGGAGTCGCTGCTCCTCCAGCTGGTGGCGCTGGGCCGGCCCGTCGTCGTGGTCGACCTGCGGCAGGTGACCTTCTTCGACTGCGCCGTCCTGGGCGCGCTGTACCGGGCCCGGGGCGGGGTGCTCGCGGCGGGCGGTTCCTTCGAGGTGCTGTGCACCCGGCCGTGGGCGCTCAAGGTCATGCGCGTGGCCGGCCTGCTGGAGGTCTTCCGGCCGGTCGCCTCGCTCACGGATCTGGCTGATCTGGAAGCCCTCCAGGACAGCCCTCACAAGGGCTCCCGGGCGTAG